From one Enterobacter kobei genomic stretch:
- a CDS encoding winged helix-turn-helix transcriptional regulator: MKKYDRPATLTEQLRDGNLFAEQCPSRDVLKHVTSRWGVLILLALRDGTHRFSELRRKMGGVSEKMLSQSLQWLEQDGFINRVSYPVVPPHVEYSLTPLGEQVSEKVADLADWIELNLPQVLAVRDERAA, from the coding sequence ATGAAAAAATACGATCGCCCGGCTACGCTCACTGAACAGTTGCGCGACGGCAATCTCTTTGCCGAACAGTGTCCGTCCCGCGACGTGCTTAAACATGTCACCAGCCGCTGGGGTGTACTGATCCTGCTGGCGTTGCGCGACGGCACGCACCGCTTTAGTGAACTGCGTCGTAAAATGGGGGGCGTCAGCGAGAAAATGCTGTCGCAGAGCCTGCAATGGCTGGAGCAGGACGGTTTTATCAATCGGGTGTCGTATCCGGTGGTGCCGCCTCATGTGGAATACAGCCTGACGCCGCTGGGCGAGCAGGTTAGCGAGAAAGTGGCGGATCTGGCAGACTGGATCGAGCTGAATCTGCCGCAGGTATTGGCGGTTCGCGACGAGCGTGCGGCGTAA
- a CDS encoding SDR family oxidoreductase produces MIAITGATGQLGQLVIAALLKSVPASQIVAIVRNPAKADALAQQGIVVRQGDYGDEAALTRALNGVEKLLLISSSEVGQRAVQHRNVINAAKAAGVGFIAYTSVLHADTSPLGLAAEHIETENMLAASGISYALLRNGWYSENYLASAPPALEHGVFLGAAGDGKIASATREDYAAAAAKVISEEGHAGKVYELAGDTAWTLSELAVELSKQSGKNVVYQNLSEADYASALRGVGLPDAFASLLADSDTGASKGGLFDDSHTLSKLIGRPTTPLADSIKAML; encoded by the coding sequence ATGATTGCGATCACCGGAGCCACCGGCCAGCTTGGCCAGTTAGTTATTGCCGCCCTGCTGAAATCCGTTCCCGCCAGCCAGATCGTGGCTATTGTGCGTAACCCGGCAAAAGCCGATGCGCTGGCCCAACAGGGCATCGTGGTGCGCCAGGGCGATTACGGCGACGAAGCGGCATTAACCCGCGCACTGAACGGTGTGGAGAAACTGCTGCTCATCTCCTCCAGCGAAGTCGGCCAGCGTGCCGTCCAGCACCGTAACGTCATTAATGCCGCCAAAGCCGCAGGCGTCGGCTTCATTGCCTATACCAGCGTGCTGCATGCGGATACCTCACCGCTCGGCCTCGCCGCAGAACATATCGAAACGGAAAACATGCTCGCGGCCTCCGGCATTTCTTATGCACTGCTGCGTAACGGCTGGTACAGCGAAAACTATCTCGCCAGCGCCCCGCCGGCGCTTGAACACGGTGTGTTTCTCGGCGCTGCCGGTGACGGCAAAATCGCCTCGGCCACTCGCGAAGACTACGCCGCTGCCGCCGCCAAAGTGATCAGCGAAGAGGGTCATGCCGGTAAGGTGTATGAACTGGCGGGCGATACGGCCTGGACGTTGAGCGAGCTGGCGGTGGAGCTGTCTAAGCAGAGCGGTAAAAACGTGGTCTATCAGAACCTCAGCGAAGCCGATTATGCTTCGGCGCTGCGTGGTGTTGGCCTGCCGGATGCCTTCGCCAGCCTGCTGGCGGATTCCGACACCGGGGCGTCGAAAGGCGGCCTGTTTGATGACAGCCATACCCTCAGCAAACTGATTGGTCGCCCGACCACGCCGCTGGCGGACAGCATAAAAGCCATGCTGTAA
- a CDS encoding AraC family transcriptional regulator, translating into MQGVPEQFSDEKDRARFRHLPQLPGVELYQAHISRYAFEPHTHEAFGIGAIEAGAERFRYRGAQHVAPVHSVVTMNPDELHTGEAETADGWRYRMIYLEPELLEQVTGIRHWWFADASRHDPLRSRQICALIHALWHTDDTLAQQGYLLDLIDAFQPLARHAPVSAEGTHRFERVREYLHDNYMQPLTLDELARVASLSPYHFQRQFKAHYHVTPHQMLMAIRLWRAKNFLTHGLPAADVAALTGLTDQSHLTRAFTRRYGITPVRYQKQVARR; encoded by the coding sequence GTGCAAGGTGTACCGGAACAGTTCAGCGATGAGAAAGACCGCGCCCGTTTTCGGCACCTGCCGCAGTTGCCTGGCGTCGAGCTGTATCAGGCGCATATCTCCCGTTACGCCTTTGAACCACACACTCATGAAGCCTTCGGTATTGGTGCCATAGAAGCCGGTGCCGAGCGCTTTCGCTATCGCGGTGCCCAGCACGTCGCCCCGGTGCATTCCGTCGTCACCATGAACCCTGATGAACTGCACACCGGCGAAGCGGAAACCGCTGACGGCTGGCGCTACCGCATGATTTATCTGGAGCCTGAACTGCTGGAGCAGGTCACCGGTATCCGCCACTGGTGGTTTGCCGACGCCTCGCGTCACGATCCGTTGCGTTCGCGGCAGATCTGCGCCCTGATCCACGCCCTGTGGCATACCGATGATACGCTGGCGCAGCAGGGCTACCTGCTCGATTTGATCGACGCCTTTCAGCCGCTGGCCCGCCATGCGCCGGTGAGTGCCGAAGGGACGCACCGGTTTGAACGGGTGCGGGAATACCTGCACGACAACTATATGCAGCCGCTGACCCTCGACGAGCTGGCGCGCGTGGCGTCACTTAGCCCGTACCATTTTCAGCGCCAGTTCAAAGCGCACTATCATGTCACCCCGCACCAGATGTTGATGGCGATCCGCCTGTGGCGGGCAAAAAACTTCCTCACCCACGGCCTGCCCGCCGCCGATGTCGCCGCCTTAACTGGCCTTACCGATCAGTCGCACCTGACCCGCGCCTTTACCCGCCGCTATGGCATCACGCCGGTACGCTACCAGAAGCAGGTCGCCCGCCGCTGA
- a CDS encoding DMT family transporter, producing MISGVLYALAAGLMWGLIFVGPLLVPDYPAILQSTGRYLALGLIAIPLAWLGRGRLRQLSRKDWLTALALTMAGNLIYYVCLASAIQRTGAPVSTMIIGTLPVVLPVLANLLYSQRDGKLPWRRLTPALLCIAAGLVCVNIAELRHGLPNFSGWRYGSGIALALVSVVCWAWYALRNARWLRENPTRHPMMWATAQGLVTLPVSLVGYIAACLWLHADQPAFALPFGPRPLAFIGLMTAIAILCSWVGALCWNLASQKLPTVILGPLIVFETLAGLLYTFLLRQSVPPLLTASGIALLVVGVVIAVRVKRVVSG from the coding sequence ATGATTAGTGGTGTGCTGTACGCCCTGGCGGCAGGGTTAATGTGGGGACTGATTTTTGTCGGGCCGCTGCTGGTACCGGATTATCCGGCGATTTTACAGTCGACCGGACGCTATCTGGCCCTCGGGCTTATCGCCATACCGCTGGCCTGGCTGGGACGGGGACGTCTGCGCCAGTTAAGCCGCAAAGACTGGCTGACCGCGCTGGCGCTGACCATGGCGGGCAACCTGATTTATTACGTCTGTCTCGCCAGCGCCATTCAGCGCACCGGCGCGCCTGTCTCGACGATGATCATCGGCACGCTGCCGGTGGTGCTGCCGGTGCTGGCGAATCTGCTCTACAGCCAGCGCGACGGCAAGCTACCGTGGCGGCGCCTGACTCCCGCGCTGCTGTGCATTGCCGCAGGACTGGTGTGTGTGAACATCGCCGAGCTACGGCACGGGCTGCCGAATTTCAGCGGATGGCGTTATGGTTCCGGGATCGCCCTGGCGCTGGTGTCGGTGGTGTGCTGGGCGTGGTATGCGCTGCGCAATGCCCGCTGGCTGCGGGAAAACCCGACGCGTCATCCGATGATGTGGGCCACGGCGCAGGGCCTGGTCACGCTGCCGGTGTCGCTGGTGGGCTATATTGCGGCCTGCCTGTGGTTACACGCGGATCAGCCCGCGTTTGCGCTGCCGTTTGGTCCACGTCCGCTGGCATTTATTGGCCTGATGACGGCGATTGCCATTTTGTGTTCCTGGGTGGGTGCGCTGTGCTGGAATCTTGCCAGCCAAAAGCTGCCGACGGTGATCCTCGGGCCATTGATCGTCTTCGAAACACTGGCGGGCTTGCTGTATACCTTTTTGCTGCGTCAGAGCGTCCCGCCGTTGTTGACGGCGTCGGGCATTGCGTTGCTGGTTGTGGGGGTGGTGATCGCGGTACGGGTTAAACGGGTGGTGAGCGGATGA
- a CDS encoding methyl-accepting chemotaxis protein — MFKRVKVITLLIMVLFVLGAMQLIAAGVFINALKNDKNNFTVSQVASQNVAEFTDAWISLNQARVTLNRGMLRLQSSTASQINGGELGELVNTAKNLLADAQKHFAIYDALPETPGMDPRLPPELEKQFQIYSSTLTEMNRLLAEGELEAMFKQGAEKKQNAMQSVYREWRAVQADLANKGVIDNQNDYERIMWIVGAIMLLVVAVIVASWIAMQRVLLKPLHEVMGHIRHIAAGDLTHQIDAEGKNEMALLASNVREMQQALATTVSVVRDGADTIFTGAGEISAGSNDLSSRTEQQAASLEETAASMEQLTATVKQNADNARQATQLAKTASETAQKGGAVVDGVVRTMDEIATSSSKIAQITNVIDGIAFQTNILALNAAVEAARAGEQGRGFAVVAGEVRTLASRSAQAAKEIKALIDDSGSRVDAGSVLVHEAGETMAEIVSAVTRVTDIMGEIASASDEQSRGIDQVGQAVAEMDRVTQQNASLVEESAAAAAALEEQASLLNDTVAVFKVNRRPPAAVANARPAAVKMKPVAATTDANWETF; from the coding sequence ATGTTTAAACGTGTAAAAGTAATAACCCTGTTAATTATGGTGCTTTTCGTGCTTGGCGCGATGCAACTGATTGCTGCGGGCGTGTTTATCAACGCGCTCAAAAATGACAAAAACAACTTTACGGTCTCTCAGGTTGCCAGCCAGAACGTGGCGGAATTTACCGATGCCTGGATCAGCTTAAACCAGGCCCGCGTGACGCTTAACCGCGGTATGTTACGTCTGCAAAGCAGCACCGCGAGCCAAATCAACGGCGGCGAACTGGGTGAGCTGGTGAACACCGCGAAAAACCTGCTGGCCGATGCGCAGAAGCATTTTGCAATCTACGACGCGCTGCCGGAAACGCCGGGCATGGATCCGCGCCTGCCGCCGGAGCTGGAAAAACAGTTCCAAATCTACTCCTCCACGTTGACCGAAATGAACCGCCTGCTGGCGGAGGGTGAACTGGAAGCGATGTTCAAGCAGGGTGCGGAAAAGAAACAGAACGCCATGCAGAGCGTTTATCGTGAATGGCGCGCCGTGCAGGCCGATCTGGCCAATAAAGGCGTTATCGATAACCAAAACGACTACGAGCGCATCATGTGGATCGTGGGCGCTATTATGCTGCTGGTTGTAGCCGTGATCGTGGCCAGCTGGATCGCCATGCAGCGTGTGCTGCTCAAGCCATTGCATGAGGTGATGGGCCATATCCGCCACATCGCGGCGGGCGATCTGACTCATCAGATTGATGCGGAAGGCAAAAACGAAATGGCGCTGCTGGCGTCGAATGTGCGTGAGATGCAGCAGGCACTGGCGACCACCGTTAGCGTAGTGCGCGATGGCGCGGATACGATCTTTACCGGCGCGGGTGAAATCTCTGCCGGCAGCAACGATCTCTCTTCCCGTACTGAGCAACAGGCCGCTTCGCTGGAAGAAACCGCTGCCAGCATGGAACAGCTGACCGCGACTGTGAAGCAGAATGCTGATAACGCCCGTCAGGCGACGCAGCTGGCGAAAACCGCCTCTGAAACCGCGCAGAAAGGCGGCGCAGTGGTGGACGGCGTGGTTCGCACGATGGACGAAATTGCCACCAGCTCCAGCAAAATTGCGCAGATCACCAACGTCATCGACGGCATTGCTTTCCAGACTAATATCCTGGCGCTGAACGCGGCGGTTGAAGCCGCCCGTGCCGGTGAGCAGGGGCGTGGATTTGCGGTGGTAGCCGGTGAAGTTCGTACCCTGGCAAGCCGCAGCGCGCAGGCAGCCAAAGAGATCAAAGCATTGATCGACGATTCCGGCAGCCGCGTGGACGCAGGCTCTGTGCTGGTGCATGAAGCTGGTGAGACCATGGCGGAAATCGTCAGCGCTGTCACCCGTGTGACCGATATCATGGGCGAAATCGCGTCGGCCTCCGACGAGCAAAGCCGGGGTATCGATCAGGTCGGTCAGGCTGTGGCAGAGATGGATCGCGTCACGCAACAGAACGCCTCGCTGGTGGAAGAGTCCGCCGCCGCTGCGGCCGCACTGGAAGAGCAGGCGTCCCTGCTTAACGATACCGTGGCGGTGTTCAAAGTGAACCGTCGCCCGCCTGCCGCCGTAGCAAACGCGCGTCCGGCAGCGGTGAAGATGAAGCCGGTTGCCGCGACCACAGACGCGAACTGGGAAACCTTCTAA
- the ytfE gene encoding iron-sulfur cluster repair protein YtfE, which yields MAFRDQPLGELALSIPRASALFRQYDMDYCCGGKQTLARAAARKELDVEAIEAQLAKLAEQPPEKDWRAEPLANIIDHIIVRYHDRHREQLPELILQATKVERVHADKPNVPRGLTKYLTMLHQELSSHMMKEEQILFPMIKQGMGSQAAGPINVMESEHDEAGELLEVIKHTTNNVTPPPEACTTWKAMYNGINELIDDLMEHISLENNVLFPRALSGE from the coding sequence ATGGCCTTTCGCGATCAACCTTTAGGTGAGCTGGCGCTTTCCATTCCCCGCGCTTCTGCCCTGTTCCGTCAATACGATATGGATTACTGCTGTGGAGGTAAGCAAACGCTGGCTCGTGCCGCCGCGCGCAAAGAGCTGGACGTGGAGGCGATTGAAGCGCAGCTGGCAAAACTGGCCGAGCAGCCGCCGGAGAAAGACTGGCGCGCAGAGCCGCTTGCGAACATCATCGACCATATCATCGTGCGCTATCACGATCGCCACCGCGAGCAGTTGCCAGAGCTGATCTTACAGGCTACCAAAGTTGAACGCGTCCACGCCGATAAGCCCAACGTGCCGCGCGGCCTGACCAAATACCTGACCATGCTGCATCAGGAACTTTCCAGCCACATGATGAAAGAAGAACAGATCCTCTTCCCGATGATCAAACAGGGAATGGGCAGTCAGGCTGCCGGGCCGATTAACGTCATGGAAAGCGAGCATGATGAGGCAGGAGAACTGCTGGAGGTGATCAAACACACCACCAATAACGTGACGCCGCCGCCAGAAGCCTGCACGACCTGGAAAGCGATGTATAACGGTATTAATGAGCTGATTGACGATCTGATGGAACACATCAGTCTGGAAAATAACGTGCTGTTTCCACGGGCGTTAAGCGGGGAGTGA
- the cycA gene encoding D-serine/D-alanine/glycine transporter → MVDQTKVAADQQAPAEQSLRRNLTNRHIQLIAIGGAIGTGLFMGSGKTISLAGPSIIFVYMIIGFMLFFVMRAMGELLLSNLEYKSFSDFAADLLGPWAGYFTGWTYWFCWVVTGMADVVAITSYAQFWFPNLSDWVASLAVILLLLSLNLATVKMFGEMEFWFAMIKIVAIVGLVVVGLVMVLTEFTSPSGVQASFAHLWNDGGWFPKGISGFFAGFQIAVFAFVGIELVGTTAAETKDPEKSLPRAINSIPIRIIMFYVFALIIIMSVTPWSSVVADKSPFVELFILVGLPAAASIINFVVLTSAASSANSGVFSTSRMLFGLAQDGAAPKSFGKLSKRAVPATGLTFSCICLLGGVVMLYVNPSVISAFTMITTVSAILFMFVWTIILCSYLVYRKQRPHLHEKSIYKMPLGKVMCWVCMAFFAFVLVLLTLEEDTRQALLVTPLWFIVLGVFWLVVGKKRMAGMRK, encoded by the coding sequence ATGGTAGATCAAACAAAGGTCGCCGCTGACCAGCAGGCTCCGGCTGAACAGTCGCTACGGCGCAATCTCACCAACCGTCATATCCAGCTTATTGCCATCGGCGGCGCTATCGGCACCGGCCTGTTTATGGGCTCAGGAAAAACCATCAGTCTTGCCGGCCCGTCGATCATATTCGTCTATATGATCATCGGCTTTATGCTGTTTTTTGTGATGCGCGCCATGGGCGAGCTGCTGCTGTCGAATCTGGAATATAAGTCGTTCAGCGATTTCGCTGCCGACTTACTGGGGCCGTGGGCGGGGTATTTCACTGGCTGGACCTACTGGTTTTGCTGGGTGGTTACCGGCATGGCCGACGTGGTGGCGATCACGTCCTACGCGCAGTTCTGGTTCCCCAACTTATCCGACTGGGTGGCTTCGCTGGCGGTGATCCTGCTGTTGCTGAGCCTTAACCTCGCGACGGTGAAGATGTTTGGCGAAATGGAATTCTGGTTCGCGATGATCAAGATTGTCGCCATTGTCGGGCTGGTTGTCGTGGGCCTGGTGATGGTGCTGACCGAATTTACCTCGCCGAGCGGCGTGCAGGCCTCTTTCGCGCATCTGTGGAATGACGGTGGCTGGTTCCCGAAAGGCATCAGCGGCTTCTTTGCCGGTTTCCAGATCGCGGTGTTTGCCTTCGTGGGGATTGAGCTGGTCGGCACGACCGCCGCAGAAACGAAAGACCCGGAAAAATCCCTGCCGCGCGCCATTAACTCCATTCCGATCCGTATCATCATGTTCTACGTGTTTGCGCTGATCATTATTATGTCGGTGACGCCGTGGAGCTCGGTGGTGGCGGATAAGAGCCCGTTCGTTGAGCTGTTTATCCTCGTCGGTTTACCGGCGGCGGCGAGCATTATTAACTTTGTGGTGCTGACCTCTGCCGCATCGTCGGCGAACAGCGGCGTATTCTCCACCAGCCGTATGTTGTTCGGTCTGGCGCAGGACGGGGCCGCGCCGAAAAGCTTCGGTAAGCTGTCCAAGCGCGCCGTACCGGCAACGGGCCTGACCTTCTCCTGCATCTGTCTGCTGGGCGGCGTGGTAATGCTCTACGTCAATCCGAGCGTGATCTCGGCGTTCACCATGATCACCACGGTGTCGGCGATCCTCTTCATGTTCGTGTGGACCATTATCCTTTGCTCATATCTGGTCTACCGCAAACAGCGTCCTCATCTGCATGAAAAGTCGATTTATAAGATGCCTCTGGGCAAAGTGATGTGCTGGGTATGTATGGCGTTCTTCGCCTTTGTACTGGTATTGCTGACGCTTGAAGAAGATACCCGCCAGGCGCTGCTCGTCACGCCGCTGTGGTTTATTGTGCTGGGTGTGTTCTGGTTGGTTGTCGGTAAGAAACGTATGGCAGGAATGCGCAAATAG
- the fklB gene encoding FKBP-type peptidyl-prolyl cis-trans isomerase yields the protein MTTPTFDTIEAQASYGIGLQVGQQLSESGLQGLLPEALVAGIADALAGTQPAVPVDVVHRALREIHERADAVRRERFEAMASEGVKYLDENREKDGVNSTESGLQFRVLTQGEGPIPARTDRVRVHYTGKLIDGTVFDSSVARGEPAEFPVNGVIPGWIEALTLMPVGSKWELTIPQNLAYGERGAGASIPPFSTLVFEVELLEIL from the coding sequence ATGACAACCCCGACTTTTGACACTATCGAAGCGCAGGCAAGCTACGGCATTGGCCTGCAGGTAGGGCAGCAACTGAGCGAGTCTGGCCTGCAGGGGCTGTTACCGGAAGCACTGGTAGCGGGCATTGCCGACGCGCTGGCAGGCACTCAGCCGGCAGTCCCGGTCGATGTGGTTCACCGCGCCCTGCGTGAAATCCATGAACGCGCTGACGCAGTACGTCGCGAGCGCTTCGAAGCGATGGCGTCTGAAGGCGTGAAGTATCTGGACGAAAACCGTGAGAAAGATGGCGTGAACAGCACCGAATCCGGTCTGCAGTTCCGTGTACTGACTCAGGGCGAAGGTCCGATCCCGGCACGTACTGACCGCGTGCGCGTGCATTACACCGGTAAACTGATCGACGGCACCGTATTTGACAGCTCTGTCGCGCGTGGCGAACCGGCTGAATTCCCGGTTAACGGCGTGATCCCAGGCTGGATCGAAGCGCTGACCCTGATGCCGGTAGGCTCGAAGTGGGAACTGACCATTCCACAGAACCTGGCGTACGGTGAGCGTGGCGCAGGCGCGTCTATTCCTCCGTTCAGCACCCTGGTCTTCGAAGTGGAATTACTGGAAATCCTGTAA
- a CDS encoding LysM-like peptidoglycan-binding domain-containing protein → MPGRFELKPTLARIWHAPDNVRIMDPLPPGHRRGIIFAAALIVIGFLLPTTDDSTVPTATRDAQLDLQSQSQPQSQQQMQPTQTEQPPLVSSPQQSDGQVAPIAPEPIQEQEQEQPQATQNSAPLQEPTGIEQQWRTYRVEPGKTLAQLFRDHNLPPTDVYAMAQVEGSGKPLSNLQTGQIVKIRQNANGVVTGLTIEASGDQQVLFTRQTDGSFIRAR, encoded by the coding sequence ATGCCCGGGCGATTTGAACTGAAACCAACCCTGGCGAGGATCTGGCACGCGCCGGACAACGTGCGCATCATGGATCCGCTCCCGCCGGGTCATCGCCGTGGCATTATTTTTGCCGCCGCGCTGATCGTGATCGGGTTCCTGCTGCCGACCACCGACGACAGCACAGTGCCGACTGCCACGCGCGATGCACAACTCGACCTCCAGTCGCAGTCGCAGCCGCAATCACAGCAGCAGATGCAACCCACGCAGACTGAACAGCCGCCGCTGGTCTCCTCGCCGCAACAAAGTGACGGTCAGGTGGCCCCCATCGCGCCTGAGCCGATTCAGGAGCAGGAACAGGAGCAGCCGCAGGCCACACAGAACAGCGCACCGTTGCAGGAGCCGACCGGCATTGAGCAGCAGTGGCGCACCTATCGTGTCGAGCCGGGTAAAACGCTGGCGCAGCTGTTCCGCGACCACAATCTGCCGCCGACGGATGTCTATGCGATGGCGCAGGTGGAAGGTAGCGGTAAACCGCTCAGCAATCTGCAAACCGGTCAGATTGTGAAAATCCGTCAGAACGCGAACGGCGTGGTCACCGGGCTTACCATTGAAGCCAGCGGCGACCAGCAGGTACTGTTTACCCGTCAGACGGACGGCAGCTTTATCCGCGCGCGTTAA
- a CDS encoding DMT family transporter, producing MDTSHQTPLFARKNVVYMGAALCCLLWGSAYPAIKSGYEIFQIATDDIPSKIVFAGYRFLFAGLLLLLFAMMQRKPIARLSGRQYGQLAVLGLTQTSLQYIFFYIGLAFTTGVKGSIMNATGTFFSVLLAHFIYQNDKLSYNKTLGCVLGFAGVMVVNFNSGMDFSFTLAGDGSVVLAAFILSAATLYGKRISQTVDPTVMTGYQLGMGGLALVAGGYLTGGSLTVHGVSSVAILGYLTLLSSVAFALWSILLKYNRVGMIAPFNFLIPVSGAVLSSIFLGENILEWKYAIALVLVCSGIWWVNKVKKGNA from the coding sequence ATGGACACAAGCCACCAGACGCCTCTGTTTGCCCGCAAAAACGTCGTCTATATGGGTGCAGCGCTCTGCTGCCTGCTATGGGGTAGCGCCTATCCGGCGATTAAGAGCGGCTACGAGATTTTTCAGATCGCCACCGATGATATTCCGTCAAAAATCGTCTTTGCCGGTTATCGCTTCCTGTTTGCCGGGCTGTTACTGCTGTTGTTCGCCATGATGCAGCGTAAACCTATTGCTCGCCTCAGCGGTCGTCAGTACGGGCAGCTCGCTGTGCTTGGCCTGACGCAAACCTCTTTGCAGTACATCTTCTTTTATATCGGGCTGGCGTTCACCACCGGCGTGAAAGGCTCGATCATGAACGCTACCGGTACGTTCTTCAGTGTGCTGCTGGCGCATTTCATCTATCAGAATGACAAGCTGAGCTACAACAAAACGCTGGGTTGCGTACTGGGCTTTGCCGGGGTGATGGTGGTCAATTTCAACAGCGGCATGGACTTTAGCTTCACGCTGGCGGGTGACGGCTCGGTGGTGCTGGCGGCGTTTATTCTTTCGGCGGCTACGCTGTACGGCAAGCGCATTTCACAAACGGTGGATCCGACGGTCATGACCGGCTATCAGCTGGGGATGGGCGGGCTGGCGCTGGTGGCCGGGGGCTATCTGACGGGCGGCTCGCTCACTGTGCATGGCGTCTCGTCGGTGGCTATTCTGGGCTACCTGACGCTGCTGTCGTCGGTGGCCTTTGCGCTGTGGAGTATTCTGCTGAAGTACAACCGCGTGGGCATGATCGCGCCCTTTAACTTCCTGATCCCGGTCTCGGGTGCGGTGCTGTCATCGATTTTCCTCGGCGAAAATATTCTTGAATGGAAATATGCGATTGCGCTGGTGCTGGTCTGCTCGGGCATCTGGTGGGTGAATAAAGTAAAAAAGGGGAACGCCTGA
- the rplI gene encoding 50S ribosomal protein L9, translated as MQVILLDKVANLGSLGDQVNVKAGYARNFLVPQGKAVPATKKNVEFFEARRAELEAKLADVLSAAEARAEKINALGTVTIASKAGDEGKLFGSIGTRDIADAVTAAGVDVAKSEVRLPNGVLRTTGEHEVSFQVHSEVFAKVIINVVAE; from the coding sequence ATGCAAGTTATTCTGCTTGATAAAGTAGCAAACCTGGGTAGCCTGGGTGATCAGGTTAACGTTAAAGCGGGTTATGCTCGTAACTTCCTGGTACCGCAGGGTAAAGCTGTTCCTGCTACCAAGAAAAACGTTGAATTCTTCGAAGCACGCCGTGCTGAACTGGAAGCCAAACTGGCTGACGTTCTGTCCGCTGCTGAAGCTCGCGCTGAGAAAATCAACGCACTGGGCACCGTTACCATCGCGTCTAAAGCAGGCGACGAAGGTAAACTGTTCGGTTCCATCGGTACTCGCGACATCGCTGACGCTGTAACTGCAGCTGGCGTTGACGTGGCTAAGAGCGAAGTTCGTTTACCGAACGGCGTTCTGCGTACCACTGGTGAGCACGAAGTGAGCTTCCAGGTTCACAGCGAAGTGTTCGCTAAAGTTATCATCAACGTTGTTGCTGAGTAA
- the rpsR gene encoding 30S ribosomal protein S18, with amino-acid sequence MARYFRRRKFCRFTAEGVQEIDYKDIATLKNYITESGKIVPSRITGTRAKYQRQLARAIKRARYLSLLPYTDRHQ; translated from the coding sequence ATGGCACGTTATTTCCGTCGTCGCAAGTTCTGCCGTTTCACCGCGGAAGGCGTTCAAGAGATCGACTATAAAGATATCGCAACGCTGAAAAACTACATCACCGAAAGCGGTAAGATTGTCCCAAGCCGTATCACCGGTACCCGTGCAAAATATCAGCGTCAGCTGGCTCGCGCTATCAAACGCGCTCGCTACCTGTCCCTGCTGCCGTACACTGATCGTCATCAGTAA
- the priB gene encoding primosomal replication protein N has protein sequence MTNRLVLSGTVCRMPLRKVSPSGIPHCQFVLEHRSVQEEAGFHRQAWCQMPVIISGHENQAITHSITVGSAVTVQGFISCHKAKNGLTKMVLHAEQIELIDSGD, from the coding sequence ATGACCAACCGTCTGGTGTTGTCCGGCACCGTGTGCAGGATGCCCCTTCGAAAGGTCAGTCCATCAGGAATACCTCATTGCCAGTTCGTGCTTGAGCACCGTTCTGTGCAAGAGGAAGCCGGTTTTCATCGGCAGGCGTGGTGCCAGATGCCTGTAATAATCAGCGGGCACGAGAACCAGGCCATTACTCACAGTATAACGGTCGGTAGCGCAGTCACCGTTCAGGGGTTCATTAGTTGCCATAAGGCAAAGAACGGACTGACAAAAATGGTACTGCATGCCGAGCAGATTGAATTGATAGATTCTGGAGACTAG
- the rpsF gene encoding 30S ribosomal protein S6, protein MRHYEIVFMVHPDQSEQVPGMIERYTGAITAAEGTIHRLEDWGRRQLAYPINKLHKAHYVLMNVEAPQEAIDELETNFRFNDAVIRSMVMRTKHAVTEASPMVKAKDERRERRDDFANETADADDAGDSEE, encoded by the coding sequence ATGCGTCATTACGAAATCGTTTTTATGGTCCATCCTGACCAGAGCGAACAGGTTCCGGGTATGATCGAGCGTTACACTGGTGCAATCACTGCAGCAGAAGGTACGATCCACCGTCTGGAAGACTGGGGCCGCCGTCAGCTGGCTTACCCGATCAATAAACTGCACAAAGCCCACTACGTTCTGATGAACGTTGAAGCGCCGCAGGAAGCGATCGATGAGCTGGAAACAAACTTCCGCTTCAACGATGCCGTTATCCGCAGCATGGTTATGCGTACCAAACACGCTGTTACTGAAGCATCTCCGATGGTTAAAGCGAAAGACGAGCGCCGTGAGCGTCGCGATGATTTCGCAAACGAAACCGCAGATGCTGATGATGCTGGGGATTCTGAAGAGTAA